The segment ctttaagaatcctgtaaacatttgtaaaatctcaatatttaacagaggattcagatgtatttagtgacagcgcTGCCGAAATGCCTCTTTTTACTCCTCACTGTAAAGTCatggcttgttttgttttttttcttattgccctAAATTCTGTTAACAATGACCTCATTCaaccatgcttgaaaacacatgaactgtgcctttaactgcagctgtttgcaggtgttcagtcagaggacatggtgagaaaaagcagtgtccactttaaagtgttcaaatgttctcactgcagtaaatgagtgaaaagatgaggaaaatacatgaaatcctttttattgtcaactatatgtTGGTCctatcaacacggacacttttattttgaaattctattaAACCACCcttaacctgccccctactggccagactagacactcattcttaacagttttaatggtatagtgacattttttgacagtttataattggatagtttactaaataatatacGTTTTTTTTAACGACATACTGCACTAGGACACTATTTTGACAGTATGAAGGCAGTtgttgacgacatactatataattatatatttgacacagcaaacacacacgtttgctgtggagcagtgacgtcacattagcggCAACTAACCTGCtcctggccagactagatagtcattctgaacagttttaatggtctattgacattttttgttgaggacattctttgacgTTTTGGACAGTTCTTTGAGGACATGTGGagaatttatattttaacgTTTTTGATGACATGCTATAGtaggaaagttcatatttgatcgtgtgtttgctgtggagcagtgacgttacgttagcattagcaggtgtaatctgaacacctgtggtcgggtgtgaacagagcgtcaacagagaacCTAAGAAATGTGCGGGTAATTCTTAAGTTACCATACGTTTGTCCACATGTTTgttcccgctgctcctcgtcctcctcccgtTTTACGGATTCTCTGCGTAGAAGAAGTTCCGCCTccaacaaaggaagtggaacattccaaatagatcgactcAGAGGGGAGGAGCGGAATATACCAAGTCATggaaagtacacaaaggcttttaaattagtgtgtctttgtgcaggagcagctccacctgtaattaatcaacgttcatgtcctcgctggacaaataaaagaaaaatggcagctgaaattgttgttatttcaaaacatttttcctaaaacagagaaaaaaaacccaccgcctgtaggaaatgctgccacctgctggactgacacacacacgctcacactgggctgctctcagctgtgttttcactccaaATAAAGTCTCAACTTAAATTCACTGCGTTTCGCTGCTCTTAATATCGCATCATTATGTGTGGTGATATTATACCGCTTTTGAAACACCCACGTatcgtttttttttagcatatcattttttttaactcatgtttgtggattagcatttttaaaaatctatttatgtttcagtccactagatggtgccaagcaCTCTCTCTCACTAGCCTTGTCTGAGTATATTGCAATATATGATTTCACAAATACTCAGTATTttgcaatattgtgataatatcgtattgtgacttaaatattgtgatactAGCGTATCGCGGTGTCTCTGGCAATTCCCACCTCTAATATTTacaatatagttatatatattaATAGTATATTAAtagttttttaacttttcaaatATCACTGTGAGTGCTAAAAGAATAATACTTGagttaaaatgaattatttgtaCAGGATTGTACCTTTCTTATAAAAAACGTTCCAGCTTCTGCTTCAGTGTCAACTGTATCAACTGCAACGACTTCATGTGTAaatgaaccttgaaccttgtaCATGAGCATGACTTTGCTCGCTGGACTATGAAGTGATTTttataaaaaggaaaatcttAAATCCTAGAGATGAAGTTATGGCCCAAAGATCTCCAAAAAATTTCATCTATCATCATCAGCAGGTCTTTAATTTTTGGCTGAAAATACAACTTCCTTGTTGGaggtaaaaaaggaaaaataagacATGTACTCACTTGGCTCAAACATGAGGGATTAAATATACTTATTTGTATGGTTTAACTTTTAAAAGTTAACACTGGGATTTTCTCAGGTTGCAGCGGGAGGGCTGAAGCTCACAGCAACATGTCAACATGGAGTCTCTGGCGCTGCGAGAGTCCTCGCTGCTCCTGCACTTCAGAGAGCCTGTCTCTCTACAAGTACGTACAAAACCCTCATGTGGTCAAATTTTACCCCCACATGCTTGGATTAAAGCTGTGAGATGATATAACCTTACTTAGAAATAACCCTTACCCATTGAACTGGATTTGATGTgttgttatactgtatgtttgtacTGATGTCTGCACTCAAATCTGCAAGAATTATGCCTTGGTTTTACTCATCAActgaataattaatgaataatgaataaatagtACTGGACTTTTTTGTACCAGGCACTTGCAGATGGACCCCTGCTGTCACTCAGCCTGCTCCTGATTTTAAGGCCACAGCTGTTTTCAACGGGGAGTTTAAGGAAATGAGCCTCGCTGATTTCAAGGGCAAATACCTGGTCCTTTTATTCTACCCACTGGATTTGTGAGTACCAGTAGTGACATTGAAATTAAAACCTACTCTGTGATATTTTGTGATATTTCACGCGCAGAACCTTTAACTCGTGTCTGTGTTGCTTTGCAGCACCTTTGTGTGCCCAACAGAGATCATCTCATTCAGTGACAAGGCCAACGAGTTTCATGACGTCAACTGTGAGGTGCTGGGTGTATCTGTGGACTCGCACTTCTCCCACCTGGCATGGATCAACACTCCACGCAAGGTACACTTACCCACGTGATCATCATCACCCAGCAACAGACAAATGGTGCAAGGTTCAACTCAGTGCCTCGCTTTCATCAAGTCTTTGAATGAACCGTTAGTAAATGAGTGATCTACTGTGCGTTGACATaatgtaaattgtttttgtcaggctggaggtttgggaaacatccACATCCCCCTGCTGTCAGATCTCACTAAGCAGGTTTCTAGAGACTATGGTGTTCTGCTGGAGGGTCCAGGCATCGCCCTCAGGTAGGTTTAGTTATGTTTCTCACTATTTACCTGGAATTCAACATAACTTTCTAATTAAATAAGCATTTTTGGAGTTGTGAGAAATATCCTCTGCCACTGTCAGTTTTTGTTCATCTAAcatgtgaatttcttttttattttttgaagttTTGTAATGTCTATTTATTGTCTGgtcttttattaaaatgtatttgtcatCTAGTTCAAATCTCCACATGAAAGAGGTCATTTGTTTGCTCtgtgtgacatgtttgtcaCAAACGGCACAGTATAATAATGATTCAGTAACACTCACATCatctttatatctttttttatatattttttaatggttCACAGTCACAGAAAATCTTTGTTATGCTCATTTATGTGCACAGTGGAACTTCAGaagatgatgtttttgtcaataGTGTAATTATagatgattttaattttaattgaaCCAAACTAGCTGAGAATTAAATTAGTTTAATTATgtagaacatttaaaaacaacctcagGTGACCAGCATGCTGTACAAACAATACAAGTTGGTtactaataaaaacaacagtaataattTCAGCAAGTTTTATTAAGtactaataaaaacaacagtttaaacaTAAATTTGCTATAAGAGCAATACAGTGTGAATAAATACTGTTCATTCCTCCTTAAATGTTTGCATATTACTGTTGtgttgcctttgtttttcttacaacTACATCATAGAATTCACAAAATGTTCTGTTGACATTATTTGGTTTGCAGTGCCACACGGTGTTGTGATGGCTTGCATTGTTGTCTCGGAAATGTCACCGGTTTAGATCCTGGTTAGACcaaaaaactgaaattgaaatcTACACCATACCAAACCTATACCACCTGTGTAGGTGCTTTACATGaagcctttgtgtgtgttgttatctccaactgtaggtgtgaatgggtgtttgtctctcactgtgttcccgccttttcaccctatgtcagctggaaatGGCTTCAGCTCTCCCTGCTGCCCTCAAGAGGATTAAGGATGAAGTGGttgaaaatgactgaatgaataattGAATGAATCGTGATGATTTCAGTTTTGGTTATTCTTGTCCTGTAGGGGCCTTTTCATCATTGATCCAGTTGGAGTGGTGAGACACATGAGCGTGAATGACCTGCCTGTGGGCCGCAGTGTGGAAGAAACCCTTCGTCTGGTGAAGGCGTTCCAGTTCGTGGAGACTCACGGTGAAGTGTGTCCGGCCAGCTGGACCCCCAAGTCTCCAACAGTGAGTTCACTCGTCTTCCAGACACTTATAGCATTTCAATGTGTCCTCCttcaaaaatgtcaatgttCCTATTGGCACCTTTTGTTGAATTATGTATTTCACACTTttactgtccttttttttttacattatttatttacaaggGGTTTGAGGCCACATCCGAAGCCACTAAAGCCAAAAAACTTTGGAATCGCTGCTGGCTCCCATTTTATtgatatataaatgtaaactcCAGGGTTACATCTTGTGGTTGTAAGACTCTAGCAGCACATGCAAAAccgtttttgttttaaaactaaaaGGCTTTAGTGTGGATGTAGTTTTCAGAAAActtaatttgtcttttttctaggAGTGAGATGCAGTGGAAACCTGCTAATTAATTGAACTTAATCTTGTTTAACTGTTTTTCAGATCAAACCAACGCCGCAAGGATCCAAGGAGTACTTTGAAAAAGTCAACTGacaaaaagtttgttttcagCTAAACCAGAAGTTGGTAGATACATGAAATTCTTTAAATGTACTCTGTAAGTTGTATTTAATCACACTCGGCTGAATACTCAAATAAATCCATTCTTTATAAAGGACAgctctttgttttgcttcatgCGCAGGTTTGTGGTTTTAACACTCGAGTGTTATTCATGGCTGATTAATGTAATCACCTCAGCTGCTCCATTACAGACACTGAACTGCACtactgtgtgttcatgtgactgtgatacacatgtacagtagatCACTGTATGCAAGCGCCTCTCTAATTAATCAGTTAATATTTACCCTCAAAGTCCAAACCACACTTAATAACCCCTGtacataaacatgtttattttctctttttacagCAAGTTAATATGCAGGTTCAAAATGTCTAATCAGACATTGGTACACAACATGAGGTGCCAAAATCAACTTCAGTGGGGGAAAACTGgaagttagaaaaagaaaaggcattGCCACTTCTCATACAAGTAGGGTACGTACTGTATTTACACAAAATGGAAAAGCATTGGAAACACTCCGCAGCACTGTGTGTGGTCATGAAAACATCTAGTTTTAATTGTACATAATCTTCACTTTGTACAGTTTGCGGAAACAAAGCCAACGCCTCATTCCCTTTGGACATTCACAAACGATGTTTTAGGTTAGGCAACAGAATGAACATGAGGGGGAAAGTGGCTTACCTAAGATGTTGAGCCTTTCTcaagctttaaataaaaacaggaaatcaaaGTATGAAGAGTGTCCACAAGTAAGTGTACGGGGTTGTCAAAATGCTCCATGACATCTTGAGACAAGGACGCAAAACAAAACTGACTGCGGTGGACGTTTgatcaagatgtttttttggtgaaaagTTCATGCAATTTCAGGCAAGATGTAACAGCGCCACCAGCCCCACTCCAAGCACCCAACggaaaaaacaacccaaaaatgattcattaaaaaaaaccctgtagtAAATCTGTACAACGAAAATACATTTGGGATCTACATCTAAAGGTACATTAAGGTTATATACACTCCCCCCAATCCATATATTATCTTTACAAGTAGACTTCATTCAAACCCAAACATTAAGAAACAGAAGACTAAACAGGGAAATGGGATCACATCAAAcatccattaaaaaaagaacaaaaacaaaattgggGTCTTAATTACTGTACCTCAACCATTGATCAGTCCCTCTGTTCTTGTCTGTACAGTAAACTACAGCAGGACTAAAATAAAACTGGATGGACTGCTACTGTAACAGGGGATTAAGAATTGTCAAAGGGGGGGGATGATTCTCACGTGATTACTTTTGCAGTGAAGGTGGATCTGAACCAAAATACCCAACAGTGATGCAGTATTTTGAGTGCGGttgcaaatacaaaacaaatcaagtcAGAACAAACCTAAGGGCACAAACCCAACTCTCTCATTATTCTGACGCAATGGAACAAAGGCTTTTCCATACACTTAGGCCTCTTCACTGAAGAGAGCTACACAATTCCATcaatgaacatttattttctctggtttccGGTGAGATTGGGTTTTTAAGGAGAAGCCATGTCAGCCTTTAACACTTGCCCCAACATTTGTTTGAAAGCAATAGATAAAAACAGAACCTTGTGTTTGATATCTCCGCCACGGATTAAACTCTTGTTCTCTTTTGAGTTGCGACGTTGaaatttcattcagaaaaatggaaaaactacATTGTACAAAGTGAGATTCTCACAATCTCTTtgcaagaaagaaaagtaataaAGTATGACTTGTGCCCGCCGTCATTGGCAAATCCATTATTTATCCCTGTGTTTCTGCTCTCTGCGTCTTAGTcaattttcacatttgtgtAGATCTTCCTCACAAAGGCACTTGTTCCCATGTATCCAACAGCACCTGGAAAACAAATGTGCTCAGTGAGTTTCTTTACAGGGGAACTGGGAAATCACACTCCTCTCACTCTGCAGGTAAATCTGTCACAGGAGAGAAGAGTTACCAGTGAACGGAGACACTAAAGGTAAGCAGAGAATAGCACAGTTTACATCTACAGCCAGATATCAAACAGATCCACAAGACTGCATGTGGAAGCAAGTGCAGAGAGGAGAAAGCTCCACAAGCTTTCAAGTACGTGGGAGATGGAGAATCAATGTCAATGGAGCTAATGAGCAATGATTCACCAAACTGAACTTGGTGCTGaagaactgtgtgtttgtgtgtgtgtgtaacaaaatGTACAGCCTGAGATAGAAAACACATATCTGTAAAATCATTCAGAGGCACATCCTGTACATTTGATAACACAACAATTTGTTACATCCATCCACTGTGTCTGAAAGAATTTCAAATGTGCATACAGGACTGAGCATTGAGTTTGAGCAGGTCAGGCATTGAGTACATACATGAGAGGTAAATATTTGTCATAACAAATAAGCTGGTTGAAGTTACACGTCATATCAGACGCTGGACTCACCACACATGATTCCTAGAGCAGTGCTGAACACGGCCATGTAACCAAAGTAGAAGGACGTCTGGAACAGGCCGTACATCCTGCAATACATCAGcacaatttatatatataaacaggTTACAAATCAATTTGATTGTTCTGACATTGATTATTTTTCTACTTTGAATGTGTTcaaaaaagcagcattttcttTAGCCTGTAAACGCAACATTTTTCCAAATGTAATTATAATTTTTGACATACAAAATCAGGAAATATGCTATATTTTCCATGTACTACATGATAATGTCATAGCTTACCTACAACAGTGATTTTcttatgtgtatttttaatattcTGCATTTCCTGAATAGGACTCGATTGACCATTTATTATTCAATACCGCCACCTGCTGGATTACGAGGAAACTAGCATCCATGCCAAGTGGAAGAAAATGGGTCAAAATTATGAATACAAGTTATAAATCAGAGACTAGTACATCAAAATGGAAGCTTAATAACAACACGGAATGCATGACTTAATGTTCTAATgatgggggaagaaaaaaaaagagtctatAATGGGCTGCATGATGATGCTTGATATAAGGTAAAGaatataattatttgttttacactACAAACTATTTGAATATACGAACCCGAAGCAAATTTCTTGACATGTGCATACACAGACAaattaatcaaaaaataaaagataaaaagccACAAAAAGATCCTGAGTTTGCATGTGGGTTAATGTAAGGTTGTGGTTAAAGAAGACTGAAACTCACTTTGTTTTGAAGAAATAGTAGTAAAAGGAGTACATGTAAACATAGACAGCAGTGGATGCTGCAGAGAGGAAGCTTGTCCATTGCCTGGAAGAGACacgagaaaaaaacaaaacaaaggtggTCACAGTTCAACGGTCAATCAGCAACTTATTGCGCTTTATGGTATTTGTGGTCAGTGATGACAGTGGTGCCCTGATGCAGACCAACTGCAGCTGCACTGGCCTCCATCAGCCATGGACAACTATCTGTGTAAGTATGCAAACTTTCCATAATACATATACActtcatttgtatatatatatatacacactgtatatatattttttaacattatttatttatatccaaTGCTTGATGAGCCAGTGAAACTGATTGAAAACATATTCTATCCATCTACTGTATCATTTCACAATTATCTGAATAatcatatatataataataatccaggTCTCTCCCAACTaaaatctcagcatctccaGCTCCAGTCTTTTAGACTGTGCctctgtctccaagccatacatcatagcaggtccCTAACCCCACCTCCACCAACTGCACCAAGTGTCACTCCAACTGCACACCTGTGTAGCTTATGCTTAAAGATACTATCTTTTGGCAATAACATACACAAAATTTTTGTGTAGAAATGTTTACGTgataatgacacacaaacatacattcaagcaaataaatacagacacactCACCATCTGTAATCCTCAGCGTTGAGCAGGAAGTACGTACACACAATGGTGACACACACTGTCACGATGCACAGAATGACCAAGACCAGCATCATGAAGCCGTACACATAGTAGATTTTGTAGGCCCAAAAAGATGTGAAGATGAAATACCTGAAGAATGAGGACAGTAAACGCATCACCATGGCTGCCATCTGCAGTTAACGTTGTACAAATCCATCAATATCACTGCACAGACTTACATTTCAATGAATATGGAGCCGAATGGAAGGATTCCTCCCAGGCAGACAATGACAGCAGGCTCCATGAACCTGTGCAAACATGGCAAATTAATATGAGCTTTTGTGTCACACTGCCACTGCCCCCTTCAGGGCAGGGGATACATGACTTATTATGTTTTgagcacaaaaaaaggaaatatagaCTAGAAATTCAAGCAAAGTCTGGCAGCAGAGCTGAGTCACATCTACTATGTCCTGCTGGCAGCTGGCCACAGAGCTTGGCAGGAGGTTGTAAATGTTAATCTACTTGTAGCTTATTGCTTTGCTATTTTTCATTATCCAAAGAGTTTGTGCAGACAGCAGAGCCACTTTGTGCATCAGACCTGACATCAAACACTTGAACACAGGGTCCAAAAAACactttgcattcatttcatACATTAAAAGCAAAAACCACACTGCCCACTGATCACTCATTACACTTCCctctgcaaaaataaaaacggaggataaaacagtgtttaaaaGCATGCTGTGTTTCAGGCATTTGGCCTATTTGGCATTTGA is part of the Solea senegalensis isolate Sse05_10M linkage group LG15, IFAPA_SoseM_1, whole genome shotgun sequence genome and harbors:
- the prdx3 gene encoding thioredoxin-dependent peroxide reductase, mitochondrial, which encodes MAATIGRLLRTSVAAGGLKLTATCQHGVSGAARVLAAPALQRACLSTSTCRWTPAVTQPAPDFKATAVFNGEFKEMSLADFKGKYLVLLFYPLDFTFVCPTEIISFSDKANEFHDVNCEVLGVSVDSHFSHLAWINTPRKAGGLGNIHIPLLSDLTKQVSRDYGVLLEGPGIALRGLFIIDPVGVVRHMSVNDLPVGRSVEETLRLVKAFQFVETHGEVCPASWTPKSPTIKPTPQGSKEYFEKVN